In one Saimiri boliviensis isolate mSaiBol1 chromosome 3, mSaiBol1.pri, whole genome shotgun sequence genomic region, the following are encoded:
- the ALB gene encoding albumin: MKWVTFISLLFLFSSAYSRGVFRRDAHKSEVAHRFKDLGEENFKALVLVAFSQYLQQCPFDDHVKLVNEVTEFAKTCVADESAENCDKSLHTLFGDKLCTVATLRETYGDMADCCAKQEPERNECFLQHKDDKPDLPQLVRPEVDVMCSAFQADEDTFLKKYLYEVARRHPYFYAPELLFFAQKYKAAFTECCQAADKDACLTPKLDELQSEGKASSAKQRLKCASLQKFGERAFKAWVVARLSQKFPKADFAEVTKVVTDLTKVHTECCHGDLLECADDRADLAKYMCDNQDSLSSKLKECCDKPLLEKSHCLSHAENDDMPADLPALAAEFVESKDVCKNYAEAKDVFLGMFLYEYSRRHPDYSVMLLLRLAKAYEATLEKCCATADPHGCYAKVFDEFQPLVEDPQNLVKHNCELFEQLGEYKFQNELLVRYTQKVPQVSTPTLVEVARNLGKVGTKCCKQPEAKRMPCAEDYLSVVLNQLCVLHEKTPVSDRVTKCCTESLVNRRPCFSALTVDETYVPKAFNAETFTFHADMCTLSEKAQQVKKQTALVELVKHKPQATKEQLKTVMENFAAFVEKCCKADDKEACFAAEGPKLVAESQAALA, from the exons ATGAAGTGGGTAACCtttatttcccttctctttctctttagctCAGCTTATTCCAGGGGTGTGTTTCGTCGAGATGCAC ACAAGAGTGAGGTTGCTCATCGGTTTAAAGATTTGGGAGAAGAAAATTTCAAAGCCCT GGTGCTGGTTGCCTTTTCTCAGTATCTTCAGCAATGCCCGTTTGATGATCACGTAAAATTAGTGAATGAAGTAACTGAATTTGCAAAAACATGTGTTGCTGATGAGTCAGCTGAAAATTGTGACAAATCTCTT CATACTCTTTTTGGAGACAAATTATGCACAGTTGCAACTCTTCGTGAAACCTATGGTGACATGGCTGACTGCTGTGCAAAACAAGAACCTGAGAGAAACGAATGCTTCCTGCAACACAAAGATGATAAGCCAGACCTCCCTCAACTGGTCAGACCAGAGGTGGATGTGATGTGCAGTGCTTTTCAGGCAGATGaagatacatttttgaaaaa atatttatatGAAGTTGCCAGAAGACATCCTTACTTCTATGCCCCAGAACTCCTTTTCTTTGCTCAAAAGTATAAAGCTGCCTTTACAGAATGTTGCcaggctgctgataaagatgcCTGCCTGACGCCAAAG CTCGATGAACTTCAGAGTGAAGGGAAGGCTTCATCTGCCAAACAGAGATTGAAGTGTGCCAGTCTTCAGAAATTCGGAGAAAGAGCTTTCAAAGcatg GGTAGTAGCTCGCCTGAGCCAGAAATTTCCCAAAGCTGACTTTGCAGAAGTTACCAAGGTAGTGACAGATCTTACCAAAGTCCATACAGAATGCTGCCATGGAGATCTGCTTGAATGTGCAGATGACAGG GCGGATCTTGCCAAGTATATGTGTGACAATCAAGATTCACTCTCCAGTAAACTGAAGGAATGCTGTGACAAACCTCTGTTGGAAAAATCCCACTGCCTTTCCCATGCGGAAAATGATGACATGCCTGCTGACTTGCCTGCATTAGCTGCTGAATTTGTTGAGAGTAAGGATGTTTGCAAAAACTATGCTGAGGCAAAAGATGTCTTCCTGGGCAT GTTTTTGTATGAATATTCAAGAAGGCATCCTGATTACtctgtcatgctgctgctgaGACTTGCCAAGGCATATGAAGCCACTCTAGAGAAGTGCTGTGCCACTGCAGATCCTCATGGATGCTATGCCAAAGTG TTTGATGAATTCCAGCCTCTTGTGGAAGATCCTCAGAACTTAGTCAAACATAACTGTGAACTTTTTGAGCAGCTTGGAGAGTACAAATTCCAGAATGA gctgtTAGTTCGTTACACCCAGAAAGTACCCCAAGTGTCAACTCCAACTCTTGTAGAGGTCGCAAGAAACCTAGGAAAAGTGGGCACCAAGTGTTGTAAACAGCCTGAAGCAAAAAGAATGCCCTGTGCAGAAGACTAT CTGTCCGTGGTCCTGAACCAGCTGTGTGTGCTGCATGAGAAAACGCCAGTAAGTGACAGAGTCACCAAATGCTGCACGGAATCCTTGGTGAACAGGCGACCATGCTTCTCTGCTCTGACAGTTGATGAAACATACGTTCCCAAAGCGTTTAATGCTGAAACATTCACCTTCCATGCAGATATGTGCACACTTTCTGAGAAGGCGCAACAAGTCAAGAAACAAAC TGCACTTGTTGAGCTCGTGAAACACAAGCCCCAGGCAACAAAAGAGCAACTGAAAACTGTTATGGAGAATTTTGCAGCTTTTGTAGAGAAGTGCTGCAAGGCTGACGATAAGGAGGCCTGCTTTGCTGCGGAG GGTCCAAAACTTGTTGCTGAAAGTCAAGCTGCCTTAGCCTAA